From Symphalangus syndactylus isolate Jambi chromosome 21, NHGRI_mSymSyn1-v2.1_pri, whole genome shotgun sequence:
AGTCATTTGTACCATATAACGAACTTTTCTTAAAACTTACTTTGAAAGCCTAACCAAGTGTCTGAGGAAGCATGAGAATATGTGAGGTTAGAAGCTGCGTGCCGTTATGGTGATGTTTCCCAAATTCGGCTGCTCCAGTGGCGCCCTGGGGCATCCTTACCCATTGGGTGGATGTAGCCACTGAGGCTGAAGTGATTGAATCAGTCCAAAGCCACAAAACTTGCGAGCAGCAGAGCGTGGCTGCTAGTCCATCTTTCTGATAGTCTATTCTTCTCCAGTTCCTTCATTCAGTGTTTTCTGAGTGCCCACTGCGTGCCTGGCCCTATGCTGTAACTACAGATTCAGAGATGAACAGAATATCAGAACAAGTTCCCTGAGGGCAGGAATTTCTGTGGCCTTCAGCACCTTGGTAAATGCTGACACATAGTAGTTATTTAAATGATTGTAGAATAAATGAAGACACAGGTGATCTCTGTTCACATGGGGCTTCTGAGAAATCCTGCTCAGGATCCCAAGAGTTCTACCAGATCACATGTAGCTAGAACATATCAGACCTTCTTGCTTTCTTAGTTGATCTCCTGCAGACCCaatctgcagatgaggaaactgaggctgtgtGGGTCTGCTTGCCAGAGACAATGGTGGGTGGCAGGCTTGAGCCTGGTTCTGTGGCTGAGAGTTCCATTTTCCTCTTCAGCTGCTTCTTCCAGGATACTACCATCTCATGCCACCTCTTGACCTCAGACTACTACCAATAGtctgcatatttcaaaattatgaacaagaagtttcagaccagccgggggcagtggctcatacctgtaattctagcactttgggaggccgagggaggtgaatcacctgaggtcaggagttcaagaccagcctgggcaacatggtgaaaccccatctttactaaaaatacaaaaattagccgggcgtggtgacacactcctgtaatcacagctactcaggaggctgaggcaggagaatcacttgaacctggaatgtgaaggttgcagtgagccgagatcacaccattgcactccagcctgggcgacagaataagactctgtctcaaaaaaaaaaaaaaaaaaaaaaaaaaggtttcagaCCTTAAACTCAGTCCAGTTAGGGGAGGTGGGACACTTAAACCTAAACACAGTCTAGTGACTGGAATCAGTTTAGTGACTTAGTGGTATCACTAGGTTTTTTTTagttataataaatatgtatagcaTAAAATCTATTGTTTggaccattttaagtgtacaattcagtgccattaagtacattcacaatgttgcccagccatcaccaccatccatttccagaCCTCTTGCATCATCTTAACCAGAAACTCTGTCCCCCTGAAGCACtaagtctccattcctcctccaGACACTGGTAGCCTCCACTCCACTTTCTGTCTTATCAGTTTGCCAATTCTAGTACCATATGGAACTGGAATCAGTCAATACTCATCCTTCGTTTCTGGCTTCCTTGACTTCGGATTTTCAAGGGTCGTTCATATTGCAGTATggatcagaatttcattcctttttttttttttttgagatagagtctcgctctgtcacccaggctggagtgcagtggcacgatttcagctaactacaacctctgcctcctgggttcaagcagttctctgcctcagcctcccgagtagcccgccaccatgcccggctaatttttttgtagtttttgagtagagacatggtttcaccatcctggccaggttggtcttgaactcctgaccttgtgatctgcccacctcagcctcccaaagtgctggtattacaggcgtgagtcactgtgcccggcctcagaatttttctttttttttttttttttttttttggagacggagtctcattctttcgccaggctggagtgcagtggcacgatctcagctcactgcaacctccaactcccagttcaagcgattctcctgcctcagcctcccaagtagctgggattacaggcgcatgccaccacgcccggctaatttttgtatttttagcagagatgtggtttcgctgttttggccaggatggtctcgatttcctgacctcgtgatccgcccgcctcgttctcccaaagtgctgggattacaggcctgagccaccacgaccggccaacctcagaatttcattcctttttaaggctggtcAGCTAGGTTGTCAGCCTCAGTTCCTTAATTTGAGAAGTGGGTATACTTCTAAGATATAGCCTTGAAAATGTAAAGTATTCTCTTGTGTAGATGTTAATAGTTCTAAGTCTTTCTGCTGCCCACACCCCAGTCAGACCATAAGTTCACTTACTGAATGAATGTTAATAAAAGACTAAAGTTTGAACAACAGCCAGGGAACActtctttgccttttgttttccaCTCCCCTATCTCACTTAGGACTAGACACCTCGAGTGACCCTCACATACCCCTTTCAAACAGATTTGGTAAGAATTTGATTAAAATTATCTagcattctttctatttttttagagacagcgtctcctctgtcatctaggctacagtgcagtggtgcaatcatggctcactgcaacctcaacctcgtaggcgcaagtgatcctcctgagtagcacAAGTGTgcgctaccatgcttggctagttcTTTaatacttttgtagagacaaggtctcattagaccaggctggtctcaaactcctggcctcaagccatcctcctcggcctcccaaagtgctggaattataggcgtgaaccaggGCACCTAGCCAAAGTTGTCTAGCATTCAACCAGCTGCTCTTGAACCTGCCCCCGCTTCCCCATTTCCCCTACTTTCCAAATATCCAACCCCATGTTAATTGCTTTATGCTATTTCAGCCTCATGACCCTGGGTGGCAAGTGCAATCCCATTTTACCCATGAGGGAGCTGAAGCTCAAAACTAGAGCAGTTTGTTGAAGTTCACCCAGCTAATAAGACTGGATTAGGACTTAGACCTGCCTGATTCAGGTTCAGTTCTCAGTACATGCTCATGCCAGGCATGGGTGTCTTCATGTCTAGCACTCTGAACATGAGCTAGACTGCAGGTGACTTAGAAAGGCCTCAGAGTCTAGAACAGAGTGTCTCAAGGGCAGAGCCACATTATGGAGATTAATCTGGCTGGACcaaagtagtagtagaaaaatagCCATATGAAATGAGCTGGGGTTTTGCATGAGAAAGTAGGGAGGTTCCGGGCATCTCAATTAAGGTGGAATTGTAGGTCCTCGCCTTAATCCTGATCCCATCTGCAGCATCTGTTCCTATTTGCACATCGCTCTAGAATTGATGAAATGCTTTTAGTGCTACCACCTCAGTGGTATTCAAATGttattaatgaagaaaacaaacaatgaaaCCAATCCCTTCCAGGCCAGCATGGGAATAATGGGTTGTAGGGAGGTGTACACTtatgttttattcttatttatttatttttgagatgttctgttgcccaggctcaatctcggctcactacaacctctgtctcccgggttcaagcgattctcgtgcctcagcttcccaagtagctgagattacaggtgtgtgccaccacacctggctaatttttttgtattttttagtagagacagggtttcaccatgttggccaggctggtctcaaactgctgacctcaagtgatccgcccgcctcagcctcctgaagtgctaggattacaggcatgagccactgagcccagcttcgttttgttgttggtggtggttttgttttttgttttttattttattttatttttttatttttttgacagagtcttgctctgtcacccaggctgtagtgcagtggcatcatctcagctcactgcaacctccgcctcctgggttcaagcgattttcctgcctcaggctctcaattagctggaattacaggcgcccaccagcaggtctaatttttgtatttttaatagggactgggttttgccatgttggccacgctagtctcaaactcctgatctcaggtgactcacccaccatggcctcccaaagtgttaggattacaggcatgagccactacgcccaacctactttgtggttttgacttgcatgcCCTCTCATTCCACCCAGGGAGGCTCTCCGCTGGGCCCTCTTCAGCATGCAAGCCACAGGCCACATGCTGCTTTACCTCCCGTTACCTGCAGCAGCTCCTCGATGCTACGGAGGAAGGGCAGCCCCCCAAGGGCAAGGCCTCATCCCTCATCCCGACCTGTCTGAAGATACTGCAGTGAAAGCCCAAGCCCTAGCTTTCCCCAGTGAAGGACTAGACTAGGGACCCCACGCTCAACTGGTAGTGCCCACAAGCCTGGCAGCTGTAGAGCCGCTAACCTCCCCACACCTCCCTCACCGCACTGGACCCTGAGTTAGGAGGAGGGGCTGGAAACCTGGGGTGGGTTGGCCAAAGGAGAACCTCAGGCTCCTAGCCTGGCCTAGCTCCTTCCTGCCCAAGGTAGCTTAGCCCATCCAGACTGGTCCCGAAGTCTGCCCCTCCATTGGCATGAAGTCTGCCCCTCAGGAATCCGGCCTCGCAGGCTGTACTTTCATGGTGCTCTCTACCTTCTGGCCCCCGTCCCAGAACATTCCTGAGTGAATTCTCAAGCACACCAGCATGTGATATTAGGGAATTTGCAATAAATTATTGATGCTGATGTATCTTTGCCTGTGTTCTTTGGGGTGGGGTTCTATCTGGAAGGTTGAAGAGGGCTAAAGGAAGAGCTGAATCTGTTGTCAAACTATTCTCCATAACGTAAGATTACAAATAATAGCAGTTTTTCTACCAAaggggaaacaaaaaaaaaaaagctgagcacagtgacatgtgcctgcagtcccagctactcagcaggctgtggtgggagcatcccttgagaccaggagttcaaggccagcccggGGCACAATAGCAAGAGCCCaagctctttaaaaaacaaaattgcaggccaggcacggtggctcacacttgtaatcccagcactttaggaggccgaggtgggcagatcacgaggttgggagatcagagatcgagaccacagtgaaaccctgtctctactaaaaatacaaaaaaaaaaaaaaattagccaggcgtgatggcaggcgcctgtagtcccagctaccctgagaggctgaggcaggagaatggtgtgaacccaggaggcggagcttacagtgagccgagatcgcaccattgcactccagcctgcctggacgacagagcgagactccgtctcaaaaaaaaaaaaaaaattgcatttgattTTGAAACTAAAGTCGGCTGAATTTGAGGCTTGAGCTGACCATGTAATTGATACCATAAGTAACAATTTCCTAATTAAATTCACCTATCAGAGGAGCTTCAATTGAGCAGGTGGGATTAAATCACTCTTCTAATTTCTCAGTGTCCCATTTTATAATAACCGTTTAAGTGGTTAGGTGAAAAAGTACTACTCAAGCTGTAAGGCATTTCTCCGTCAATGCCCATCCTAATTTGCCAGACAGCTTATCTTTCATGTTCAGGACTTTCAACCTCGGGATTTCAAAGTGGGCTCATAGGTAACCCCAAAGAGTAGTAGCCTCTCATCAGTGTGAGCTGGCATTTTCCCATATTGGACAACTCAAGACAAGCATGAAAGGCTGaacttaggccgggcatggtggctcatgcctgtaatcccagcactttgggaggccaaggcaggtggattacctgaggtcagcagttggagaccagcctggccaacatggccaaatcctgtctctactaaaatacaaaaaattagccaggcatgcttgtaggcacctgtaatcccagctatttgggaggctgaggcaggagaattgcttaaatctgggaggcacaggttgcagtgagccaagatcatgccattgcactctagcctggatgacagagtgagactctgtctcaaaaaaaaaaaaaaaaaacgaaaaataaaacaaaaccaatcgTTTCACGACTCTTACTGTAAAGCCTATTTGGATTTAGTAAATACTAAGGCAAAGGTCTGTTTTACCAAAGCTGGTCTGGGAGCTATTTCTGGCAGCGGACCCAAACCCTGCAACCTGTGGGCGAAGCTGCTTCAGAAGCTCGCTGAAGAAGGCCTGCTATTCCGGGCTCTCCTGCTCTTTTGCAGTTACGGCTGGAGGCTGGCCTGGTGTCAGGCTGGCTCCATGGGGTGGGCCGTCTGGCAGGGAGGCCTGATGTTTGTATCAGCACAGAAGCTATCCCAGTCCACCCTTGCCGAAGCTGTGGCAGGGCCTACCTGCTCCTTCCGTAAAGTGCTCAGTAACAGAGttggagtgggggtgggaggctcgGTATTTGTCCCAAGCTTCTCTCCTCCTGAGATCCGAGTTTCACAAGTGAATCTTGAGCAACTGCCCACGGTCTCTTGGCATTGAGCCCAGGGAAAACaaggttctttcttttcttccaggaGCTCGAGGCTAATGGAGTCAAAGCAGCTGTGGTCAGTGAACAGGAAAAGGCAGCCTTTGATGaggctggggggctggggtgggaagattcCAAACAGCAAAGGAGCTTGAGCCTCAGTAGGGCCTGGTGATCCTAATGGGAGAATGGCCTTTCCTGGGGCCCCCCAGCACAGCCAGGAGCAGCTATCGTCAAGGTGGGCTGTATCCCAGCCCCTCCAGCTCAGCCTTTTCATTTGTTCAGGCTGGTGCTCACGTGTGCACAGGACGCCTTTCAGAAGGAAGATTCTAAATCCCAGGGGCCTGTGATGGCACAGCCACATGTCTGAGCCCAAAACAAGAGAACCACATGTGTTTTTGCCACACTTCTTGCCAGTGCTGTCCATATTTGTGtacataattttttgtttgtttcttttctttgagacagagtctcactcttgttgcccaggctggagtgcagtggcactatctcagctcactgcaacctttgcctgctgggttcaagcaattcttctgcctcaacctcccaagtagctgggattacaggcacccaccaccatgcccaggtaatttttatttttcttagagatggggtttcgccacattggccaggctggtctcaaactcctgacctcaggtgatccacctgcctcagcctccgaaagtgctgggattacaggcgtgagacaccgcacccggctcttgtacacataattttattttatttgagacggagtcttgctctgttgcccaggctggagtgcagtggcatgatctcgcctcactgcaacctctgcctctcaggctcaagagattcttgtgcctcagccttccaggtagctgggactgtgcaccactatgcctggctaatgtttgtatttttagtagagttggggtttcaccatgttagccaggctggtctcgaactcttggcctcaagagatctgtccgcctcggcttcccagagtgccttggattcccaaagtgctgggattacaggtgtgaaccatcatgcctggcatGTGCACATCATTTTAATAActgatatttttgaaaacattgtTTATTGacaatttatatacaataaaatgtattatttacaaGTATGTCTTTCAATAAGTTTTGGCAAATTTATAAAGTTATGTAACCACCATTTCAGGCAAACCAAAAAGCTGCCATCTGTCCCTTTATAGTCATATAAATAGACTTTCTAAAATGTGATATAAATAGAATGAtatatcttaaaaatttttatttctatttttgtaaattaaaaaaattatttagaaaattatgaaTCATATAGTCTTTTATATCTGGCTTAGATTtttaaactgtgtgtgtgtgtatgtgtgtgtgaagaaGAAATATATCAGCAAGGTAAAACATTTAAGCGGTTCCAAAGGGTAAACATTCATCTAACCCCATCTGATTCCTTCAGAAGCAAACACCATcttgtttttgtgtgtattttcagAAACACAGAGGATGTAAATATAACtaagaaattggccaggcgtggtggctcacgcctgtaatcccagcactttgggaggccgaggtgggcagatcacaaggtcaggagatcgagaccaacctggctaacatggtgaaaccccgtctctactaaaaaagaaaaaattagccaggcatggtggcaggcacctgtagtcccagctgctgtggaggctgaggcaggagaatggtgtgaacccgggaggcggagcttgcagtgagccgagattgcgccactgcactctagcctgggcgacagagcaagactccgtctcaaaaaataataataataaataaaaattaaaaaaaaaagaaatagacacccatcacaggccaggtgcggtggctcacgcctgtaattccagcactttgggaggccaaggcagggagatcacctgaggtcgggagtttgagaccagcttgaccaacatggagaaaccctgtctctactaaaaatacaaaattagctgggtgtggtggcacatgcctgtagtctcagctacccgggaggctgaggcaggagaatcccttgaacccgggaggcggagattgcagtgagcagaaatcgcaccattgcactccagcctgggcaataagagcaaaactccacctcaaaataaaaaaaaaaaaaaaagaaaagaaaggaataaaaaagaaatagacatccATCACATACACATATGCTTATTCCAGTcacactttcctcttctgatttttttttttttttttgagagggagtctcgctctgtcgcccaggctggagtgcagtggcacaatttcggctcactgcaagctccgcctcctgggttcacgccattctccttcctcagcctcccgagtagctgggactacaggcgcc
This genomic window contains:
- the LOC134735431 gene encoding uncharacterized protein, yielding MYTNMDSTGKKCGKNTCGSLVLGSDMWLCHHRPLGFRIFLLKGVLCTREHQPEQMKRLSWRGWDTAHLDDSCSWLCWGAPGKAILPLGSPGPTEAQAPLLFGIFPPQPPSLIKGCLFLFTDHSCFDSISLELLEEKKEPCFPWAQCQETVGSCSRFTCETRISGGEKLGTNTEPPTPTPTLLLSTLRKEQRQGLMLLPRLEYTVVWSYLTAASNSWAQAILPPSWDYGHILPLLPACTPLTMLLRLVSNCVCVCVCVCVCLCCPGVCVCVCVCVRARMCLCCPGWSQTPGLKRSSCRVCVCVCVSLSLSHYCQGWSQTPGFKRSSCLDLPKCWDSR